One window from the genome of Candidatus Synechococcus calcipolaris G9 encodes:
- the trpE gene encoding anthranilate synthase component I gives MTNPEFEKFCQLATQGNFIPVYREWVADLDTPVSAWYRVCRDRPYNFLLESVEGGEHLGRYSLLGCDPLWVLETRGAETTQTHRNGQIQVFQGNPFDILRDCLVPYEPVKRPELPPGIGGLFGFWGYELIHWIEPRVPTHPAQPEDLPDGLWMQMDQVLIFDQVKRKIWAVVYADTREGADLATVYQQASDRLDHLMVKLQTPVDSQQSLLSWNPHQQTPNFTSNVTPEAFRQNVEKAKAYIGAGDIFQVVLSQRLSATYQGDPFALYRSLRLINPSPYMAYFHFKTWQIIGSSPEVMVKADYTEATPNHLRATVRPIAGTRKRGQTYEQDQQLGSELLADAKEVAEHVMLVDLGRNDLGRVCRQGTVNVEDFMLIERYSHVMHIVSNVVGDLSPHCTAWDLLQACFPAGTVSGAPKIRAMEIIHELEGCRRGPYSGAYGYYDFEGQLNTAIAIRTMVVQQQEENEHVIHVQAGAGLVADSDPHKEYEETLNKARGLLEAISALGQAS, from the coding sequence ATGACCAATCCTGAATTTGAAAAATTTTGCCAGTTAGCAACCCAAGGCAACTTTATACCCGTCTATCGAGAATGGGTAGCGGATCTAGACACCCCGGTGTCTGCCTGGTATCGAGTTTGCCGCGATCGCCCCTACAATTTTTTACTGGAATCCGTAGAGGGGGGCGAACACCTTGGCCGCTATAGCCTCCTCGGCTGTGACCCCCTATGGGTACTAGAAACCCGTGGCGCAGAAACCACCCAAACCCACCGCAATGGGCAAATTCAGGTTTTTCAGGGCAATCCCTTTGATATTCTCCGAGATTGTTTAGTTCCCTATGAGCCAGTAAAGCGGCCGGAACTTCCCCCCGGCATTGGTGGCCTCTTTGGCTTTTGGGGCTATGAACTGATCCATTGGATTGAACCCCGTGTCCCTACCCATCCCGCCCAACCGGAGGATTTACCCGATGGTCTCTGGATGCAGATGGATCAGGTTTTGATTTTTGATCAGGTGAAGCGGAAAATTTGGGCCGTTGTCTATGCCGATACTCGCGAAGGGGCAGATCTGGCGACGGTCTATCAACAAGCCAGCGATCGCCTGGATCATCTAATGGTTAAATTACAAACCCCCGTAGATTCTCAGCAAAGTCTTTTGAGTTGGAACCCCCACCAGCAGACCCCCAACTTCACCAGTAATGTCACTCCCGAAGCCTTTCGCCAGAATGTTGAGAAAGCCAAAGCCTACATTGGTGCGGGAGATATTTTTCAAGTTGTCCTATCCCAGCGATTGAGTGCCACCTACCAGGGAGACCCCTTTGCCCTATACCGATCGCTGCGGCTGATTAATCCATCCCCCTACATGGCCTATTTTCACTTTAAGACCTGGCAAATTATTGGCTCTAGCCCTGAAGTCATGGTCAAGGCAGACTACACCGAAGCCACCCCTAACCACCTGCGGGCAACCGTCCGCCCCATTGCCGGAACGCGAAAGCGGGGCCAAACCTACGAGCAAGATCAACAACTAGGCAGCGAACTATTAGCCGATGCCAAGGAAGTGGCCGAACACGTTATGTTGGTGGATCTGGGTCGGAATGATCTAGGGCGAGTTTGCCGCCAAGGGACGGTCAATGTTGAAGACTTTATGCTGATTGAGCGGTATTCCCACGTCATGCACATTGTCAGTAATGTTGTCGGGGATCTGTCACCCCATTGCACCGCATGGGATCTCCTCCAAGCCTGTTTTCCCGCCGGAACCGTCAGCGGTGCCCCCAAGATTCGCGCCATGGAAATTATTCATGAACTTGAAGGCTGTCGACGCGGGCCCTATTCTGGAGCCTACGGGTACTATGATTTTGAAGGTCAACTCAATACGGCGATCGCCATTCGCACTATGGTGGTACAACAACAAGAGGAAAATGAGCATGTGATCCATGTGCAAGCGGGTGCGGGTCTAGTAGCCGATTCGGATCCCCACAAAGAATATGAAGAAACCCTCAATAAGGCGCGGGGACTCCTCGAAGCAATTTCAGCCCTAGGGCAAGCATCTTAA
- a CDS encoding flavin reductase family protein — MLFEQADPEIYLLTTALGDQLAGQIATWVMPISLIPDPLRLIVALSPTGQTCQFIDRRGQFFIHLLATDQIPWLSHFGLYSGFDCDKFTGLDYQLTPSGLPHLKGTCAWAECEVLWKIDTGDRYLFLAHSLHQSHDPTKHPLRLTQGRNGLSPAEQDQHRQKYEADIQRARQLLQSADHWQMSPVAEKDIPRRE, encoded by the coding sequence ATGCTGTTTGAACAGGCAGATCCAGAAATTTATCTATTGACAACCGCCCTAGGAGATCAGTTGGCGGGACAGATTGCCACTTGGGTCATGCCGATCAGTTTGATTCCAGACCCACTCCGTTTAATAGTTGCCCTCTCGCCAACGGGCCAAACTTGCCAGTTCATAGATCGCCGTGGCCAGTTTTTCATTCATTTGTTAGCAACGGATCAAATCCCCTGGTTAAGTCACTTTGGTTTGTACTCTGGCTTTGATTGCGATAAATTTACAGGACTGGATTACCAACTCACCCCATCGGGCTTGCCCCATCTCAAGGGGACCTGTGCCTGGGCCGAATGCGAAGTGCTGTGGAAAATAGATACGGGCGATCGCTACTTATTTCTGGCCCACAGTCTCCATCAGAGTCATGACCCAACCAAACACCCCCTGAGGTTAACCCAGGGTCGAAATGGGTTAAGTCCAGCCGAACAGGATCAGCACCGACAAAAATATGAAGCCGATATTCAGCGGGCGCGGCAATTGCTCCAATCTGCCGATCATTGGCAGATGTCCCCGGTTGCTGAAAAGGATATCCCTAGGAGAGAATAG
- a CDS encoding SWIM zinc finger family protein, with the protein MTSFNAPKFTKTAKELIYSVSNAFRILGRKYHALKVEVWGNCVYVWAKGQVSRFVSKKAFTQKFVDFRKAGAVGLDVVKVPFETGEYMVKSASKDGSYLVQCLTDKLTCTCQDYQTQAAAMNKACCKHCYATLNYLGFDSLSAYIAS; encoded by the coding sequence ATGACTTCTTTTAATGCACCCAAATTCACCAAGACCGCGAAAGAGTTGATCTATTCGGTCAGTAATGCCTTTCGCATTTTGGGCCGCAAGTACCACGCTCTCAAGGTTGAAGTTTGGGGTAACTGTGTCTATGTGTGGGCGAAGGGTCAAGTTTCCCGATTCGTTTCTAAGAAAGCCTTCACTCAAAAGTTTGTTGACTTCCGTAAAGCTGGTGCAGTTGGCTTGGACGTTGTGAAAGTGCCCTTTGAGACGGGTGAGTACATGGTCAAGTCTGCCAGTAAAGACGGTTCGTACTTAGTTCAATGCCTGACTGATAAGCTCACTTGCACTTGCCAAGACTATCAAACCCAAGCCGCTGCCATGAATAAGGCTTGCTGTAAGCACTGCTATGCGACTTTGAATTATCTCGGTTTTGACTCTCTATCTGCCTATATCGCTTCCTAG
- a CDS encoding RusA family crossover junction endodeoxyribonuclease, translating to MIELVLEGRVTPKARPRFTGKTTYLPEGYRQWKDGAIAQITDQLPAHWQPLKRVTATIHLHGSHRGDLDNLAGAILDALVQAGVVVDDRLSCLPSLSIDHVPGDRAGATILLTQPPAIA from the coding sequence GTGATTGAGCTAGTCCTAGAGGGGCGAGTTACACCCAAAGCCAGACCCCGCTTTACGGGCAAAACCACCTATCTGCCGGAAGGCTATCGGCAATGGAAGGATGGGGCGATCGCCCAAATTACCGACCAACTCCCTGCCCATTGGCAGCCCCTAAAGAGGGTGACGGCAACAATCCACCTCCATGGCTCCCATCGGGGTGATTTAGACAATCTAGCCGGTGCGATCCTTGATGCCTTGGTGCAAGCCGGTGTGGTCGTGGATGACCGCCTTTCCTGTCTGCCTAGCTTGTCCATAGATCATGTGCCGGGCGATCGCGCCGGTGCGACTATTCTCCTCACCCAACCCCCAGCGATCGCTTGA
- a CDS encoding type II toxin-antitoxin system HicB family antitoxin, translating into MLIRVILEWDKDADAYSATCPELNFVSSCGHTKEEAIASLKEAIQLMLEPLPDQFLDTDNPRETLKLTV; encoded by the coding sequence ATGTTGATCCGCGTGATTCTGGAATGGGATAAGGACGCTGACGCTTACTCTGCAACGTGCCCAGAGCTAAACTTTGTTTCCTCATGCGGCCACACAAAGGAAGAGGCGATCGCCAGTTTGAAAGAGGCGATCCAGTTGATGCTTGAACCCCTTCCTGACCAATTCCTTGACACGGACAATCCAAGAGAGACCTTGAAGTTAACCGTTTGA
- a CDS encoding type II toxin-antitoxin system HicA family toxin: MPKTPRLTASEVIKQLIAAGFVEVGQTGSHRKLFQPDTRKTTIVPIHGNKILPIGTLKAIEKQSGIKFLHS, encoded by the coding sequence ATGCCCAAAACACCACGACTAACAGCCAGTGAAGTTATCAAACAGTTAATAGCTGCTGGTTTTGTGGAGGTGGGACAAACAGGCTCCCATCGGAAACTTTTTCAACCAGACACCCGAAAAACAACGATTGTGCCAATTCATGGGAATAAAATCCTTCCTATTGGAACACTTAAGGCAATTGAAAAACAGTCAGGGATAAAATTCCTCCACAGTTAG
- a CDS encoding DUF5906 domain-containing protein, which produces MLHFDCETAIAHLTALGYGESETAYFRAIAPKGGGINFEGRAGNLPTKEIEKHQTQKRGIYFVVNGGGQKDQEVKSCRAIFYEHDDLEKEISANLWRTLGLPEPTVQVDTGGKSIHSYWVFDEPIAPGEWKKLQSDLLEFASGDRSLKNPSRVMRLAGAVHQGTGQKSTIVGNTGKRCSFQELRAIVPSRANPPEPSLLLPSNKSDDEILLACLAVRHRDLVTGGAGEGSRNSSGAALARDLIGTAQWLRGKGFYPDPRGLFDSFCARCNPALDAREADLIWRSAQSSNPGPSLSEDKLENCLLAVTKQSPSPQPKKDHPQAIADEGTEFLQKACAALYPKDESWICFGNTLYKWEGTHYQAVPDESEFPRLQAFCNRYCVTKIDKTMGEIDTFPFAKPTFVKQILEWQKFGCTVTEVNPPGLNCRNGCLSFVWEAKNLTVELQPHDPTKHLYIGEPAATYDPQADPGDYNKLMQCLDPQPREIFLKTIAASLDLSTVRKFKGRAVKALFLKGDGSNGKDTLRSICQMLLGQGRISGVSVTDWQAYDSGRKFGVYALRGAAIAWPSENADVGRIDQLKGLRAAITGDPIDFERKYSDSIQEQPKAVFLFNLNEAPNLVAQLEATKSRWGIVPFNKTYAQNPVAGQLQADARYKEDPSFIQDKILPAFLNDLIAHLQAVVIEGVDYSSTNHYLDEIQRESCHLLQFCEDAGLVSDPTGQVPVNELWARLRDWYISQGTLIVEPPTTAKGKEKLTWVDQAKRGDKNVKGVNQIASRLLEIFPKAKKLRERIENSTNYRPVILGISFAQTAQDAQDAQDAQDGVSKTLSGKEVEPSWAVEQVPKINPPTAQDGSQYQGSILETTSTHGKKITNGNLGQGSEDNPDLGQLYPKIKLPKMV; this is translated from the coding sequence ATGCTTCATTTTGACTGCGAAACGGCGATCGCCCACTTGACCGCCTTGGGTTACGGGGAGAGCGAAACCGCCTATTTTCGAGCGATCGCCCCAAAAGGCGGCGGCATTAACTTTGAAGGCAGAGCGGGCAATCTACCCACCAAAGAGATCGAAAAACATCAGACCCAAAAGCGCGGGATTTACTTTGTTGTGAATGGGGGCGGGCAAAAAGACCAGGAGGTTAAATCCTGCCGAGCTATTTTCTATGAACACGACGATTTAGAGAAGGAAATCAGCGCAAACCTGTGGCGTACCTTGGGTTTGCCAGAGCCGACAGTCCAGGTGGATACCGGAGGCAAGTCAATCCACTCCTACTGGGTGTTTGACGAGCCGATCGCGCCTGGGGAGTGGAAAAAACTACAATCCGACCTACTGGAATTTGCTTCAGGCGATCGCAGCCTGAAAAATCCCAGCCGGGTAATGCGGCTTGCCGGAGCCGTCCACCAAGGCACAGGGCAAAAATCTACGATTGTGGGCAATACGGGCAAGCGGTGCTCCTTCCAGGAGTTACGGGCTATTGTTCCAAGCCGGGCCAATCCTCCAGAACCCTCACTACTCCTGCCATCCAATAAATCTGACGACGAGATTTTACTTGCCTGTTTAGCGGTACGACACCGTGATTTAGTGACGGGTGGAGCCGGAGAGGGCAGCCGGAACAGTAGCGGGGCAGCACTAGCCCGCGATTTAATCGGAACGGCTCAATGGCTGCGGGGCAAGGGCTTTTACCCTGATCCTCGTGGTCTTTTCGATTCGTTTTGTGCCCGCTGCAACCCTGCCCTGGATGCGCGGGAGGCGGATCTGATTTGGCGATCTGCACAATCGTCTAACCCAGGGCCCTCCCTCTCGGAGGACAAGCTGGAGAATTGCCTATTGGCGGTTACTAAGCAGTCCCCCTCTCCCCAGCCCAAAAAGGATCATCCCCAGGCGATCGCCGACGAGGGCACAGAATTCCTGCAAAAAGCCTGTGCAGCCCTCTACCCCAAGGACGAATCTTGGATCTGCTTTGGGAATACTTTGTACAAGTGGGAGGGAACCCATTATCAAGCTGTGCCCGACGAATCGGAGTTCCCGCGACTTCAGGCGTTTTGCAATCGGTATTGTGTCACCAAAATCGACAAGACGATGGGCGAAATTGATACTTTTCCTTTTGCCAAGCCGACTTTCGTTAAGCAAATTTTAGAGTGGCAAAAATTCGGGTGTACAGTAACCGAGGTGAATCCCCCAGGGCTGAACTGTCGCAATGGGTGTCTATCCTTCGTTTGGGAGGCGAAGAATTTGACGGTCGAACTCCAGCCCCACGACCCCACCAAACATCTATATATAGGTGAACCTGCGGCAACCTACGACCCCCAGGCTGACCCCGGCGACTACAACAAACTCATGCAGTGTCTTGATCCTCAACCCCGCGAGATTTTTCTGAAGACGATCGCCGCAAGCCTTGACCTGTCCACAGTACGCAAATTCAAGGGACGGGCGGTAAAGGCCCTATTTCTAAAAGGCGACGGCTCAAACGGCAAAGATACCCTTCGGTCAATTTGTCAGATGTTACTGGGGCAGGGGCGAATCAGTGGTGTTTCTGTGACCGACTGGCAAGCGTATGACTCAGGGCGGAAGTTTGGCGTTTATGCCTTGCGGGGGGCGGCGATCGCTTGGCCCAGTGAGAATGCAGACGTTGGGCGGATTGACCAATTAAAAGGCTTGAGGGCGGCGATCACCGGCGATCCAATCGACTTTGAACGAAAATACTCGGATTCAATCCAGGAGCAGCCTAAAGCGGTTTTTCTTTTTAACCTCAACGAAGCACCTAATCTAGTCGCGCAATTAGAGGCCACCAAGTCACGGTGGGGCATAGTCCCTTTTAACAAAACCTACGCGCAAAACCCCGTCGCAGGGCAGCTACAGGCGGACGCGCGATACAAGGAAGACCCTTCTTTTATTCAAGACAAAATTCTTCCCGCATTCCTGAACGACCTGATCGCCCACCTCCAAGCGGTGGTAATCGAGGGAGTGGATTATTCTTCCACTAACCATTATCTTGATGAGATTCAGCGGGAATCTTGTCACCTGCTTCAGTTTTGCGAGGATGCCGGGCTAGTATCCGACCCCACCGGACAGGTTCCTGTTAACGAGCTTTGGGCGCGTTTGCGGGATTGGTACATTTCGCAAGGCACTTTGATTGTCGAACCACCCACCACCGCCAAGGGCAAGGAAAAACTCACCTGGGTTGACCAGGCTAAACGGGGCGACAAAAACGTAAAGGGTGTGAACCAAATAGCGTCCCGTTTGCTGGAGATTTTTCCAAAAGCGAAAAAGCTGCGGGAGCGCATAGAAAATTCAACAAACTATCGCCCAGTAATCTTAGGAATTAGTTTTGCCCAAACTGCCCAAGATGCCCAAGATGCCCAAGATGCCCAAGATGGGGTGTCTAAAACCCTCTCAGGGAAAGAGGTTGAGCCTTCTTGGGCAGTTGAGCAAGTGCCCAAGATCAACCCCCCAACTGCCCAAGATGGATCCCAATATCAGGGGTCGATTCTGGAGACAACAAGCACTCATGGCAAAAAAATCACCAATGGGAATCTTGGGCAAGGCAGCGAAGATAACCCCGATCTTGGGCAGTTGTACCCGAAAATCAAACTGCCCAAGATGGTCTGA
- a CDS encoding helix-turn-helix transcriptional regulator codes for MSELPKDGFLRINDVLKFIPVGKSTWWAGIRAGKFPSGIKLGAKTTVWRVEDIRNLIENPTGGSLNAQKGTPTGANR; via the coding sequence ATGTCGGAATTACCCAAAGATGGTTTCTTACGCATTAATGATGTCCTGAAATTTATCCCTGTGGGCAAAAGCACCTGGTGGGCAGGGATTCGCGCGGGGAAATTTCCCAGTGGCATCAAACTTGGCGCGAAAACTACTGTTTGGCGCGTAGAGGATATTCGGAATTTAATCGAAAACCCGACCGGCGGGTCGTTAAACGCGCAAAAGGGAACCCCCACCGGGGCAAATCGGTGA
- a CDS encoding tyrosine-type recombinase/integrase — protein MKLTDIQIKAIKSTEKTIRLWDGEGLYLEIRPPCSKGWRFKYRFNGKEKRISLGAYPKVSLKEARKRLEEAKRVLADDKDPSAERQSRKRVKAFNAANTFEKVARQWWETQSPGWKDRHADDVLHNFEVDIFPFIGQRPIGDIDAPELLAVLQRVVDRGAVETARRELGNCRRVFGYALATGRANRNPGADLEGVLPPKPKTKHFAAFTKPEDVGRLVKLIDEYWGTFVVCSAFKLAPLFFVRPGELRSAKWAEIDFEAREWQYLSTKTNIDHIVPLANQAITILQALQRVTGHGIYLFPNARDKQRPMSSGSITAALRAIGITKEEHTWHGFRAMGRTILTEVCHYPPEVVELQLTHCVRDPMGRAYNRTTFLPERKKMMQSWADYLDKLKGEV, from the coding sequence ATGAAGCTAACGGATATTCAGATCAAGGCGATCAAGTCAACTGAGAAGACCATAAGGCTATGGGATGGTGAAGGACTCTATTTAGAGATTCGCCCCCCATGCTCCAAGGGCTGGCGGTTTAAGTATCGATTTAATGGCAAAGAGAAGCGGATCAGCCTGGGGGCTTATCCCAAGGTTTCGCTAAAAGAGGCACGAAAACGGCTGGAGGAAGCAAAGCGGGTACTGGCTGATGATAAAGACCCCTCAGCCGAGCGTCAATCTCGAAAACGAGTGAAAGCCTTTAATGCAGCAAATACGTTTGAAAAGGTTGCTCGTCAGTGGTGGGAAACCCAGTCCCCAGGTTGGAAAGATCGCCATGCCGATGATGTCCTCCACAACTTTGAGGTGGATATTTTTCCATTCATTGGGCAACGCCCCATTGGTGACATCGATGCGCCTGAATTGCTGGCTGTCCTACAAAGAGTCGTGGATCGCGGTGCGGTGGAAACTGCCCGTAGAGAATTGGGGAATTGTCGGCGGGTGTTTGGCTATGCCTTGGCCACAGGACGCGCTAATCGTAATCCGGGAGCAGACCTGGAAGGAGTATTGCCCCCTAAGCCGAAAACGAAGCATTTTGCAGCCTTCACCAAGCCAGAGGATGTGGGCCGGCTAGTTAAACTCATCGATGAGTACTGGGGCACTTTCGTTGTGTGCAGTGCCTTTAAGCTGGCTCCCCTATTCTTTGTGCGGCCGGGTGAGCTACGCAGCGCAAAGTGGGCAGAGATTGATTTTGAGGCAAGGGAATGGCAATATCTTTCGACTAAAACAAACATTGACCACATTGTTCCGCTGGCCAATCAAGCTATTACGATTCTCCAGGCACTCCAGCGGGTTACTGGCCATGGCATCTATTTATTCCCTAATGCCAGAGATAAGCAACGCCCTATGTCGAGTGGTTCGATTACGGCAGCCTTAAGGGCAATAGGCATCACCAAGGAAGAACACACCTGGCATGGGTTTCGGGCGATGGGCAGAACGATTTTAACTGAAGTGTGCCATTACCCTCCTGAAGTCGTAGAGCTTCAACTAACCCATTGTGTTCGTGACCCCATGGGCAGGGCGTACAACAGGACGACATTTTTACCGGAGCGGAAAAAAATGATGCAGTCCTGGGCAGATTATTTGGACAAATTAAAAGGAGAGGTCTGA
- a CDS encoding cation:proton antiporter — MRYLTIVLRLMIWFLLTADLSLTNILIGLAIALVLPHGPRGTATLKDWAMSLGKVILAIPIAYAEAIELIFRPHLYEEMTLEQVPPRRTPGLIFLDIFRITFTPKTVVLSYDKKGWYTIHRVSPRRKRP; from the coding sequence ATGCGTTACCTGACAATTGTTTTGCGTTTAATGATTTGGTTTTTGCTGACCGCTGACTTAAGTCTGACCAATATTTTAATTGGCCTGGCGATCGCCCTAGTCTTACCCCATGGCCCTAGGGGAACCGCCACCCTAAAGGATTGGGCCATGAGCCTTGGAAAAGTCATTTTAGCCATTCCCATTGCCTATGCTGAAGCCATTGAACTCATTTTTCGCCCCCACCTGTACGAAGAGATGACCCTTGAGCAGGTACCTCCCCGGCGAACCCCGGGACTGATCTTCTTAGATATTTTTCGGATCACCTTTACCCCGAAAACCGTTGTTCTCAGCTATGACAAAAAGGGATGGTACACCATTCATCGGGTCAGCCCTAGGAGGAAACGCCCGTGA
- a CDS encoding monovalent cation/H(+) antiporter subunit G: protein MADRLSDLCILIGIIFWFWGTFPLLGRRSILFKLHSLSVADTLGSMTMIIGLLIKIPQEWPLLTLALISLVMWNTVLGYVLAYCSSDHPSDSSS from the coding sequence ATGGCGGATCGTCTGAGTGATCTTTGCATTTTAATCGGCATCATTTTTTGGTTTTGGGGAACCTTTCCCCTCCTAGGGCGGCGATCGATCCTATTTAAGCTCCATAGTTTATCCGTGGCAGATACCCTAGGTTCAATGACGATGATTATTGGACTTCTGATCAAAATTCCCCAGGAATGGCCCCTACTGACCCTAGCCCTCATTTCCTTGGTGATGTGGAATACAGTGCTGGGCTATGTCTTGGCCTATTGCTCCAGTGATCATCCTTCCGATAGTTCATCCTAA
- a CDS encoding DUF4040 domain-containing protein, whose translation MDNYVYGITALLPLTAAMVVFQGNPYHALVIRGILGAVAALVYAVFGAADVALTEALVGTMLTVTLSAVAVRSSLVMRLGVLKDEMESAPIQAPSLPEPLEPVNPLSVALEPSSEPSVPDPFHQLLQEFRRIANKHYLRLEVIPYPDIHTLSQGLVNGDVHTICAHREQPTPLSENLSSSPDFFLENKDGRKPYDTVTRIHRLYQILHRELASPMTSLIYTPVKGVGEPSPDEHGD comes from the coding sequence ATGGATAATTACGTCTATGGTATTACCGCCCTCCTGCCCTTGACCGCTGCCATGGTGGTCTTTCAAGGGAATCCTTATCACGCCTTGGTGATTCGGGGAATTTTGGGAGCGGTGGCAGCCCTTGTCTATGCGGTGTTTGGGGCTGCGGATGTGGCCTTGACCGAGGCATTAGTCGGCACGATGTTAACGGTGACCCTGAGTGCGGTGGCGGTGAGATCGTCCCTGGTGATGCGCCTAGGCGTTCTTAAGGATGAAATGGAGTCCGCGCCCATCCAAGCCCCATCTCTGCCAGAGCCGTTGGAACCCGTGAATCCCCTAAGTGTTGCTCTAGAACCTTCTTCAGAGCCATCCGTCCCTGATCCCTTCCATCAGCTTCTGCAAGAGTTCCGGCGTATTGCCAACAAACATTACCTGCGCCTAGAAGTGATTCCTTACCCCGATATTCATACCCTGAGCCAGGGCCTTGTGAATGGGGATGTGCATACCATTTGTGCCCACCGCGAACAGCCAACGCCCCTATCCGAAAATTTATCCTCTTCCCCAGATTTTTTTCTGGAAAACAAAGATGGTCGTAAGCCCTACGATACCGTTACCCGGATTCATCGCCTCTATCAAATTTTGCATAGGGAACTGGCATCTCCTATGACAAGCCTGATTTATACGCCGGTGAAGGGGGTGGGAGAGCCTAGCCCTGATGAACATGGCGACTGA
- a CDS encoding class I SAM-dependent methyltransferase yields the protein MTFQFNADSQEQESLGRSPADLGVFFSDTWQIYQKILLNNHMHHKELYALVQSISHQQPHPFEMLDLGCGDASYTATALRNSPIQAYTGVDVSPVALEIAAHNLASLSIPIQLIEKSFIEFIDENQKNFDLILMSFALHHLDLTAKDQFLGKLLPRLNPGGTFILIDVFRQEGESLPAYYDRYIQQAHKSGWKLTPSEFITISDHIISSDLPDSIATITMLIQSHGCQNIDCLFLSHDTTIGLLKINH from the coding sequence ATGACATTCCAATTCAACGCCGATTCCCAAGAACAGGAATCCCTAGGGCGATCGCCGGCGGATTTAGGTGTATTTTTCAGTGATACCTGGCAGATCTATCAAAAGATTTTGCTTAATAATCACATGCACCACAAAGAACTCTATGCTTTGGTTCAATCCATTAGCCATCAACAGCCCCATCCCTTTGAAATGTTAGACCTAGGCTGTGGCGATGCAAGTTACACAGCAACAGCCCTGAGAAATAGCCCCATTCAAGCCTATACAGGGGTAGACGTTTCTCCTGTAGCCCTTGAAATTGCAGCCCATAATCTTGCAAGTTTAAGTATTCCGATTCAATTAATTGAGAAGAGTTTTATTGAATTTATTGACGAAAATCAGAAAAATTTCGATCTTATTCTCATGTCCTTTGCCTTACATCACTTGGATCTGACCGCCAAAGATCAATTTTTAGGTAAACTTTTACCTCGATTAAATCCTGGAGGTACATTTATTTTAATTGATGTTTTTCGTCAAGAGGGAGAATCATTACCGGCCTATTACGATCGCTACATTCAGCAAGCCCATAAAAGCGGTTGGAAACTGACTCCATCTGAATTTATCACCATTAGTGATCATATTATCAGTAGTGATCTACCTGACTCCATTGCAACGATTACAATGCTGATCCAGTCCCATGGATGCCAGAACATTGATTGCTTATTTTTAAGTCATGATACAACCATTGGTTTACTCAAAATCAACCATTAA